The sequence below is a genomic window from bacterium.
ATCGCCCGCCACGTACATGAAGTCCCAGGCCGGCCCGCCGGTGTAGATCCAGGGGCCGGGGGGATGGGTGCGCCGGTACTTGCTGGGGGTTCCGCCGGTCGGCCGGGCGAGCATGAGGAGGTTGTAGGCGGTCCGCTCCGCGTCGTTGATGGGCTCGATCGTGCCGTACTGAACGTAGATGCCGCAGCGCTTGGCGGCCTCGATCATCGTTTCATGCGGATCGAAGGTGGCGGGCATGCGCCAGGGGCCGGGATAGGACTCGGGGAAGGCGACGAATTCCGCCCCCTGGGCCGCGGCTTCCTCGACGTATTTGACGGCGTCGGCCACGTTTCTTTCATCGTCCGGCGGCTTGTGCGAGAGCGGCTGAACGAGCGCGATTCGAAAGCTCATGGGATTTTCTCCTGCCAGGTGTTATCGATCCGAGAACAGGGTACCGCCTGCCGCCCAGGAGTCTCCGTCAATATCATGAAAAATGACCGTGATGATTGCTTTTGGAGATCCCGCATTCTTGTGAATCGTTTCCGTGATGTCTTGGGCAATGGCTTTTTTCTGTTCCTTGCTCCGTCCTTCGATCAAGCTGACGTGCACAACCGGCATGATGGCGCTCTCCCGTTGAGGATGTGGTTCGGGCCGGGGCTAGTTGTCCTTTGGTTCCGCCGCCAGAACCGCCTTGGAAGCATGATCGTGGAATGGCTCGAAATTCTTCCGGAAAAGGCCGGAAAGCTGTTTCGCCATCTCGTCGTAGCGCTTCTTGTTTTTCCAGGTGTTCCTCGGCATGAGAATTTTCGAGGGGACACCCGGAACCCTTGTCGGGGTCTGCAGGCCGAAGAAGGGAATCGTCTGCGTCGGAACCTTGGCGAGCTGGCCGCTGGTGGCGGCGGTGAGCATCTCGCGGGTGTATTTCAGGGGAATGCGATCCACCTCGCCGGCGGGGCCGCCGCTCGCCCCGGTGTTGACGAGCCAGACCTGGGCCCTGTGTTTCTTGACCTTATCCCGGAGCATCTCCGCGTACTTTGTCGGGTGGTGGGCGAGGAAGGGGGCGCCGAAGCAGGTGCTGAAGGTGGCTTCAGGCTCGGTGACTCCGGCCTCGGTGCCCGCCACCTTGGCCGTGTAGCCCGAGAGGAAATGGTAGACGGCCTGATCGTGGGTCAGCTTGCTGATGGGGGGCAGGACGCCAAAAGCGTCATATGTCAAGAAGAAAACGTTTTTGGGGTGGCCGCCCATCCCGGAGAGAACGCAATTGTCGATGAAGTCCACGGGGTAGGTGGCCCGGGTATTTTCCGTGATCGAAATGTCGGTGTAGTCGATCTCGCGTGTCTCGGGATCCACGATGACGTTTTCGAGGACCGACCCGAACCGGATGGCGTTCCATATCTGAGGTTCGCCTTCCTTGGAGAGGTTCACGGTTTTCGCGTAGCACCCGCCCTCGAAGTTGAATACCCCTTTGTCGGACCAGCCGGTTTCATCGTCCCCGATCAGACGCCGCTTCGGATCGGCCGAGAGCGTGGTCTTGCCGGTTCCCGAGAGGCCGAAGAAAAGGGCCGTATCTCCCTTTTCTCCCATATTGGCCGAGCAGTGCATTGCGCAGACGCCTTTTTTCGGCAACAGGTAGTTCATGATAAAGAAGGCGGACTTCTTCATCTCGCCTGCGTACTCGGAGCCGCCGACGAGCCCCGTTTTTTTCTCGAAATTGACCAGGGTGAAGTTGTTCTGTCGAAGGCCGTCCTTCGGCCCGGCGCCCAGATAGCGCCCCGTGTTGATCACCGTGAACTGCGGTTTGTGGTTGAGCAGCTCCTTGGGGGTCGGCCGGATGAAAAGGGTGCGGCAAAAGAGGGAATGCCAGGCAAGCTCCGAAATCACCCGCACCGGCATCTTGTAGCGGGGATCGCTCCCGACGTATCCGTCGAATATAAAAAAATCGCGGCCCTTCAGGTAGTCGGTGACCTGGTCGTGAACGCGGTCCCAGTTCTTCGGCGAGATTTTCTGATTGATGGGGCCCCACCAGATATCATCCGTCGAGGGTTTTTGATCGACGGTGAATTTGTCCTTCGGGGAGCGACCCGAAAATTTACCGGTGTGGACGGTGATGGCGCCGTTCGTCGCGAGATAACCCTCTCCCCGGGCAACCGACATCTCGATCAGGGTGGAGGTGGGGAGGTTCCGGTAGACGTTTCCGTAGTTGCTCAGGCCGTACGCATGAAGCCCGTAAGGATCTCCCGTTGATCGCTTCGTGGAGGACTTTTTGCCTCCTGCGGTCCTGGCCATTCGTTCTTGCCTCCATCTGTCTCAGAATCGGTCCGGGCGGTTCGGAGCAGGCTGGCGACGAAGGTCATCTGCTCCATGTCGTGAAAAAGCAATCTTCAAGCGGCCGATACGTTCGAAAAAACTATGCCCCCAGCGGGGGGGAAGGTCAACCGGGGGCCCTGCCGAAAAGGAAGAGGCCAAGCATCTGTTTTCGGACGTTTTCGGTGGGATGCCCCGCTCCGGGCCGGGGGCTCAGCCGCTCCGGCCGGATAGCGCAGCGGACCGGTAAAAGGGGAGTTCCGCAACGCATCCGGCGAGTTCCGAATCGTTGAAGCGGATCGTCACTTCGGTTCCGGCCGCCATGGCATTCCGGTGGAGGTAGGAGAGGGAAATGATCTTGCCGAGTGTCGGGGAATGGGCCGCCCGCGTCAGCGTGCCGACCTCATCGCCGTCTTTCCAGATTTTCGCCCCGTTCGGGGGGAGAATTTCTCCCTCGATCCGGATTCCGGCGAGGCCCCGGTTCACTTGTCCGAGATACTTGATTTTGGCGATGACCTCCTGGCCGACGTAGCACCCCTTGCCGAAATCGATGGCCCGGGTTTCGAGGCCGGCCTGCATCGGATTCACGGTCCCGTCCATGTCGATTCCGAACAGCGGAACACCCGCTTCAAGAGACAAGGAACCGAAGGCGGTCAGCCCGGCGGGCACGGCGCCGTTTTCCACCAGGCGCTCCCAGTGGGCCCGTGTCTCACCATGGGGCGCGATGAGAAAAAAGCCCTCCTCGCCCGTCCAGAGCTCGCGGGCAATCAACGTGCCGCCTGAGGGGCAATGGCTGTGCTCGGCCGCATCCGGCGCGGGCAGGCCGGCTTGCGCAAGGCAAGCCCGCGCCTTCGGGCCGGAAAGAGCGATGGCGCACAACGCCCCGGTCAGATCCTCGACCTCCACCTGATCCATGATGATGTAGTGGCCGATGGCTTCCATGAAGGCCGGAGCGGCGCCCGGGGCCAGCTCCGCGAGGAAGCCGCTCTCAGTCCGGTACAACGTGAGGTCGGCGATCAGTTTCCCCTGGCGGGTGAGAAAGGTGCCGTATCTTCCCTCGCCGGGCCGGAGGCCCACCACCTGGCTGGAGAGCATGTTGTGAAGAAACGATTCGGCATCCGGCCCGGAGAAGCGGACGATCCCCCGGTGGGAGAGGTCAATGAGCGCCGCGCCCTCGCGGCCGGCCCGGTGCTCGGCGCCGGGGTCGCCGAAGTCGGCGGGCATTTTCCACCCGGCCTCTTCGATGAAACGGGCGCCGCGCGCTTCGTGAAGCTCCATCAACGGTGATTCAGGCATCGGCCCCTCTGTCCCTCGGTCGTGTCGGCGGCACCGGGAGATGGGGGGGCATGTCCCCCGGCAGTGGCACTCCCGCATGCAATCTCTCCCGTCCCGGTATATTCTATGCCTTCGGGCCGTTTGAAAAAAGTATATGCGCTTTGCCGAATTGTGCGTTGCGGGCTTGCCGGAAGGCCGCAGAGCGAAGGTGGGGTCCGCCCTCGGGCGGAGAAGGAGAGGGAAAATGGGAGAGAAGCTTGGTTTCATCGGTCTGGGGAAGATGGGAACTCCCCTGACGCAGAACCTCATGAAGGATGGCCATGAGGTGTGCGGATACGACATTGACCCGGCGCGCATGGAAGAGCTCAAGGCGGCTGGCGGGACGCCGATGCCCTCCGCCAAGGAGGTGGCGGGAGCGGCGGATATCACGTTCTCGATGCTGCTCAAGCCCGGTCACATCGAGGAGAACACCATCGGACCGAGGGGCATCGCCGCGGCGGGGAAGAAGAGCCACATCCACGTCGAGATGAGCACCATGTATCCCACCTGGCAAAAGGAGCTGGCCGGAAAACTGGCGGCGAAGGGTATTGATATGCTCGATGCGCCGGTCTCGGGATCGGTGGACCAGGTGCACGCCCGGACGCTCGCCTACATGGTGGGCGGGAAGCGGGAGGTTTTCGATCGGGTCAGGCCGGTCATCGCGCCGCTTGCCCGCAAGACCACCTACACCGGAGAGAGCGGCACGGGGGCGACGATGAAGCTGGTGACGAATCTTTTCGTCAACGCCGGTGTGGCGCTGTTGACCGAGAGCATGCTCCTCGGCGAGCGATCGGGGATCGCGCACGAAACCATCCTGGAGGTCCTTCGCTCGGGAACGGTGGGAGGGAACCTGCTCGAGCTGGCCGGCCCGCGGATTCTCGCCCGCGATTTTGTTCCCCAGGGGGCGGTCGAGATATTCGTCAAGGACATGGGAATGGCGATCGATCTCGCCCAGGAGCGCGGGTTCGAGCTCCAGGTGGTGAAGGCGGCCCGGGAGATGTTCATCCGGGCCCAGGAGGCCGGCTGGGCGAAGGATGACGCCATCCGGGTGATCGAAGTGTACGAGGGAAAGGACAAATAAGGAGTTTTGCCCGATGGGTGAGAATCTCGGTTTCATCGGACTCGGAAAGATGGGAACGCCCCTGACCCGGAACCTCATGGCGGACGGCCACAAGGTGTCCGGCTATGACGTTGACCCGGCGCGCATGAAAATGCTCGAGGAGGCCGGCGGTCATCCGGCGTCATCGGCCAAAGAGGTGGCCGGGCGCGCGGATGTGGTCTTCACCATGTTGCTCAAGCCCGGGCACATCGAGGAGAACACGATCGGCCCGAAGGGCATCGCCGCCGCAGGAAAGAAGGGGCTGATTCTCATCGAGATGAGCACGATGAACCCCAACTGGTCGCGCGGGCTGGCCGAGAAGCTGGCTGGCCGGGGGATCACCATGCTCGATGCCCCGGTCTCGGGGACGGTTCCGCATGTGGAATCGCGGACTCTGGCCTACATGGTGGGCGGCGAGAAGGCGGCCTATGAGCGGATTTTGCCCATCATCTCGCCGCTGGCGAAGAGCGTCATCCATACGGGCGGGAACGGCACGGGGTGCTCGATGAAGCTGGTGACGAACCTGATCGTGAATGCGGGCGTGGCGCTTTTAGCCGAGGGACTGCTGCTCGGGGAGCGCTCGGGGCTCTCGGCCGAGACGATCATGAGCTGCCTTCGCTCGGGGGCGGCGGCGAGCCATGTCCTGGAATTGAAGGGCGAGAAGATCCTGGGGCGGGATTTCACGCCGCACGCATCGGTGGGTATTTACGTCAAAGACCTTGGGCTTTGCGTCGAACTGGCCGAGGAGATGGGCTTTGATGTCCCGATGACCGCCGCTGGGCTGGGGATGTTCCAGCGGTCCGAAGCGGCGGGCTGGAAGGAAGACGACTGCGCCCGGGTCATCGAGGCCTATGAGGGGAAGGACAGGTAGTTTCTCTGTGGATGGAATAGGAGAAACTTTTGTTTCGTTATTTCAGGGGAGGCGAAGATGGAGTTGAAGCGGTTGTTGGTTGTGGCGATTGCGGGGTTTCTGGCGACCTACGCCCATTTGCTTTTTGCGCTCATCGGCGATCGGTTTGGCTTGGCAAAGCTGGATTTTGCGCGCGGGTTGGGCGGTCTTTTCTTCGGGGGCTCCTATGGGTTGGGGCTTGCGGCGGTCCACCTGAACGGGATTGTGTTCGCCCTCGTCTACGCGGGGCTGATCGGGCCTCTGCTTCCCGGTGCCCTGGTTGTGCGCGGTTTGGTTTACGGAGGGCTTCTTTTTATTTTTTCGCAGTGTTTCTTCAATCCAGCTATCACGGGCCACGGTTTTTTCTCCCGAAAACTTCATCCGAGGGCCTGGATGACGGCCCTGATCGCCCATGGTATTTATGGCGGGCTCTTGGGCTGGATATCGCCTGTCATCGGCTGATTGAACGAATTTATTTGGTTCTTTCGGGAAAAAGGTATAAGATTTGCCCGTCCATTTTTGTTGCCAACGCCCGATTTGCTCCCCAGGCACCTATCCGAGAGCGAATCTCTCTACGAGAGGCCAGATGGCTTTTTTGCGCGCTTTTTCCAGGGTGATTGACGCCATCAACGAACGCGTCGGCCTTGCCACCACCGTCTGCACCCTCCTGATGGTCATCTTCACCGTCATCAATGTTGTCATGCGGTATTTCTTCAGGTCGGGCTGGAACGCGCTGATCGAACTTGGCTGGCACATGTTCGGCCTCGTCTTTCTTCTGGGGGCGGCCTATACCCTGAAGTACAACGGGCACGTCCGCGTCGACATTTTTTACGCAAGGATGAGCAAAAAGGGCAAAGCCTGGATTGATATCATCGGCTCCCTTTTCTTTACGCTTCCCGTTTGCATCCTGATCATCGTGACTTCCATTCCGTTTGCCGGGAGCTCCTGGAAATTCCTGGAAGGCTCGCCCGATCCGGGCGGCCTGCCGGCGCGCTTCATCCTGAAGACAGCGATTCCGGTCGGCTTTTTCCTCGTTGCGCTCCAGGGACTCTCTCTCGCCGCGCGCGCCTACCGCACCTTGAAAGGCGATCCTGACGAAGAGGAGGGGAGTTGATGGAGGATTTTCTCATCCAATACTTTCCCCTTCTGATGTTTGCCGTCCTTTTGCCGATGCTGATGCTCGGCTATCCGGTGGCCTTCACCCTGGGGGCGGTCGGTCTTCTCTTTGGTCTCATGGGCATCGGGTTCGGCCTGATGACCTGGTCGGATTTCAATTTTCTTCCGCTCCGGATATGGGGGGTGGCCAGCAACTTCATTCTCCTGGCCGTCCCGTTATTCGTCTTTATGGGGGTAATGCTGGAAAAGAGCGGCCTCGCCGAGGAACTCCTGGACACGATGGGCCTTGTTTTCGGGAAAATGCGGGGCGGGTTGGCGATATCCGTCGTCGTCGTCGGGGCCCTTCTGGCCGCCTCGACGGGAATCGTCGGGGCGACCGTCGTGACGATGGGGATCATCTCCCTGCCCACTATGCTGCGCCGGGGCTATCAGGCGGAACTCGCCACGGGCACCATCGCAGCTTCCGGAACCCTGGGACAGATCATCCCGCCCTCGATCATACTCGTTCTCCTCGGCGACATCATGGACGTGCCTATCGGCTCGATGTTCATCGGGGCCGTGCTCCCGGGGTTCCTTCTCGTGGGGCTCTACATCACGTGGATTGGCGGCGTCGCACTGTTCAAGCCCGAGGCCGCACCGGCGATTCCGCTCAAGGAGCGGCAGGCGCTGGTCAAGGGCGCGCTGCTGCGCCGTGTCTTTCGGGCCCTCGTTCCGCCTGGCGTGCTGATCGTTCTCGTGCTCGGAAGCATTTTCGCCGGCTGGGCCTCTCCCACCGAGGCGGCGGCCGTCGGCGCCTTCGGCGCCATGCTTATCTCCATGGCCAGCCGAAAATTTTCCTTCAAGATTCTTCAGGAGGTCATGACGGCCTCCCTGACCATCACCTGCATGGTGTTTACCATTCTGGTGGGCGCGGCCGTTTTCGGCTTGGTGTTCCGCCTTCTGAGCGGCGATGTCATTGTGGAAAACATCATGGCGGGCATTCCGTTCGGAAGCGGCGGAGTGCTTTTCGTTATCATGTTGCTCTTCTTCGCCCTCGGCTTTGTCCTGGATTTCATCGAAATCCTTTTTATCATCGTTCCGATCATCAAGCCCATCATTGTGATCCTGGGGATTGACCCGCTCTGGTTTTCGATACTGATCGCCGTCAATCTGCAAACCTCGTTCCTGACGCCGCCGTTCGGGTTCTCGCTGTTCTATCTCAAGGGCGTGGCGCCGCCCGGCGTGACAACCATGCACATTTACAGGGGGATCATCCCGTTCGTGATCATCCAGGTGTTCGGACTTTTAGTAACGGTCATGTTCCCCGAGCTCGTCACCTGGCTGCCGCGGGCCATCGGATGGGGGAATTAGGCAGGCGCGCTCCGCACGGTGAAGTATTGCCCAAAAAGAAGGGGCCCCTCGAAAGGGGCCCCTTTTGTTTGCTTCGCGATGCAGGTGGCGGCTAGGCGCCGACCACCTCCCGCGCCTGCAGATAGGCGGCTTCGCCCACCTTCGTCACGCGGTCCACGTTCTTCTGGAACTTCTTGTAGTCGGCGAAGACCTTCGCGCTCATCTTGTCCTTGGAGGTCAGGTCGGCGAACTCCTCCTGGGAGCCGCGGTAGAAGGCCTTGAGGAGGTCGTCGGACCAGCGGCGAAGCTGGACGCCGTGCTTCGTGACCAGTTCCTGGAGCGCATCGCCGTTCGCCGAATCGAAGCGTCCCAGCGTCCAGACGTTGGCGTCGGCCGCCGCCACGTGCAGGGCGATCTTGTAGCTTTTCGGGAGTTTCTCGTAGGCCTTGATGTTGATGGGAAGTTCGAGAACGGTTCCCGGCTCATGCCAGCCCGGGTAGTAGTAGAACTTGGCCGCCTGGTGCAGCCCTTTCAGCTTGTCGTGGAAGGGTCCGATCCATTCGGTTCCATCGATGTTGCCGCGCTCGAGGTTGGTGAACACCTCAGAGCCGGGGAGGAGGACCGGGGTGGAGCCGAGGCGCGCGATGGCCTTGCCGCCCAGGCCCGGGATGCGGAATTTCAGGCCCTTCAACTGCGCGGGCTCGGTAATCTCTTTCTTCAGCCAGCCGCCCATCTGAACGCCCGTGTTGCCGGCGGGAAGGGAGAAGATGCCGAAGGGCTTGTAGGTTTCGTTCCAGAGCTTCTGGCCGTTTCCGTTCGTGAGCCAGGCGTTCACCTGCTGGGCGTTCATGCCCCAGGGTACGGCGGCGAAGAATTGGGCGGCGGGCACCTTGCCGGCCCAGTAGTAGGACGCGCTGTGGCCCACTTCCGCGGTCCCCTTGGTGACGGCATCGAAAATGCCCAGAGGGGGAACAAGCTGGCCGCCGCCGAACACCTTGATCTGAAAATTGCCATCGGTGAGTTCACTCACGCGGCGTGCGACGAGGTCCGCTGCTTCGCCCACGCCGGGCGCCTTGGGGCTCCAGGTGGTGACCATCTTCCAGCGGACGTGCTTTGCCGCGTGAACCGCCGGAGGTGCCGCCGCCTGGAGAATCCCAGCGATACCGGCCACGCCGGCGCCTGCAATGAAGTTTCTCCTGTCCATGCGTATTCTCCCTATGCCATTGAGAATAGAAGTATTCGCGTTTCGGCTCAGCTTTTTTCAGAAGAAAAAATTTTACCAAAACGCGTCGGAATTGGCTAGACCGCCCGCCGCACAGGACGCCGGCCCCTTGGGTGAGAGAAAAGCGTACAGCGCCCCCCCGGTTATGAATCGGATGAACGTGATTCTAGCAATTTTGCAGGGGGTCATCCAGAGTTAATTTTGGGACCGAATAGAAGTGGACTCAGGGTTTGCCCCGGCAGCGGGGGCTGCGGCCTGAGAGGCGGCAGGCCAAAAACGATCGTGCAGAGGCCGCGAAAGAAAATCCTCATGGATACCGAAATAGAAACCGTAACATATTGTAAAACAGTCTGAAGTGGGATTATCCTAATGTATTTTATCGAATATGTTGAGAGAGTCTTCCCCCCTACATGGAACGGGATTCCAACGCTATTTTCCGCTGTTTTAACCCCCAGAAAGGACCCCAAAAGGGGGGGACGATAAGCTGATAATTCTGATAGATCCGGCCAAATTGCTTGATCAGGTCGCGCTCCTCAAAGTGATTTCCAATCAAGATGTAGCCGGTGACGCAGGCGGCGAAGAGGATATGGAACAGCGTGTAGTCCGGTTGCGCCCACACCCACATGAAAGTCGCCGTGTTCAGCGGATGCCGTACCCAAAGGTAGACGCCTTCCTGGACAGGGGTCTCGGATGGGCGCCCGGGAGTCGCCTCCCTCCGCCACGCCGACGCCAGCTGACACCATCCGGAAAATTCCCCGATTCCGATCCGCCGGAGCGCATCGAACCCAATCAAGAGGGCGGCGCCCTTCACGAGGAAAACAGCCGGA
It includes:
- a CDS encoding TRAP transporter large permease subunit, which gives rise to MEDFLIQYFPLLMFAVLLPMLMLGYPVAFTLGAVGLLFGLMGIGFGLMTWSDFNFLPLRIWGVASNFILLAVPLFVFMGVMLEKSGLAEELLDTMGLVFGKMRGGLAISVVVVGALLAASTGIVGATVVTMGIISLPTMLRRGYQAELATGTIAASGTLGQIIPPSIILVLLGDIMDVPIGSMFIGAVLPGFLLVGLYITWIGGVALFKPEAAPAIPLKERQALVKGALLRRVFRALVPPGVLIVLVLGSIFAGWASPTEAAAVGAFGAMLISMASRKFSFKILQEVMTASLTITCMVFTILVGAAVFGLVFRLLSGDVIVENIMAGIPFGSGGVLFVIMLLFFALGFVLDFIEILFIIVPIIKPIIVILGIDPLWFSILIAVNLQTSFLTPPFGFSLFYLKGVAPPGVTTMHIYRGIIPFVIIQVFGLLVTVMFPELVTWLPRAIGWGN
- the pckA gene encoding phosphoenolpyruvate carboxykinase (ATP); the protein is MARTAGGKKSSTKRSTGDPYGLHAYGLSNYGNVYRNLPTSTLIEMSVARGEGYLATNGAITVHTGKFSGRSPKDKFTVDQKPSTDDIWWGPINQKISPKNWDRVHDQVTDYLKGRDFFIFDGYVGSDPRYKMPVRVISELAWHSLFCRTLFIRPTPKELLNHKPQFTVINTGRYLGAGPKDGLRQNNFTLVNFEKKTGLVGGSEYAGEMKKSAFFIMNYLLPKKGVCAMHCSANMGEKGDTALFFGLSGTGKTTLSADPKRRLIGDDETGWSDKGVFNFEGGCYAKTVNLSKEGEPQIWNAIRFGSVLENVIVDPETREIDYTDISITENTRATYPVDFIDNCVLSGMGGHPKNVFFLTYDAFGVLPPISKLTHDQAVYHFLSGYTAKVAGTEAGVTEPEATFSTCFGAPFLAHHPTKYAEMLRDKVKKHRAQVWLVNTGASGGPAGEVDRIPLKYTREMLTAATSGQLAKVPTQTIPFFGLQTPTRVPGVPSKILMPRNTWKNKKRYDEMAKQLSGLFRKNFEPFHDHASKAVLAAEPKDN
- a CDS encoding tautomerase family protein, translated to MPVVHVSLIEGRSKEQKKAIAQDITETIHKNAGSPKAIITVIFHDIDGDSWAAGGTLFSDR
- a CDS encoding TRAP transporter small permease subunit; protein product: MAFLRAFSRVIDAINERVGLATTVCTLLMVIFTVINVVMRYFFRSGWNALIELGWHMFGLVFLLGAAYTLKYNGHVRVDIFYARMSKKGKAWIDIIGSLFFTLPVCILIIVTSIPFAGSSWKFLEGSPDPGGLPARFILKTAIPVGFFLVALQGLSLAARAYRTLKGDPDEEEGS
- a CDS encoding NAD(P)-dependent oxidoreductase, which gives rise to MGENLGFIGLGKMGTPLTRNLMADGHKVSGYDVDPARMKMLEEAGGHPASSAKEVAGRADVVFTMLLKPGHIEENTIGPKGIAAAGKKGLILIEMSTMNPNWSRGLAEKLAGRGITMLDAPVSGTVPHVESRTLAYMVGGEKAAYERILPIISPLAKSVIHTGGNGTGCSMKLVTNLIVNAGVALLAEGLLLGERSGLSAETIMSCLRSGAAASHVLELKGEKILGRDFTPHASVGIYVKDLGLCVELAEEMGFDVPMTAAGLGMFQRSEAAGWKEDDCARVIEAYEGKDR
- a CDS encoding NAD(P)-dependent oxidoreductase → MGEKLGFIGLGKMGTPLTQNLMKDGHEVCGYDIDPARMEELKAAGGTPMPSAKEVAGAADITFSMLLKPGHIEENTIGPRGIAAAGKKSHIHVEMSTMYPTWQKELAGKLAAKGIDMLDAPVSGSVDQVHARTLAYMVGGKREVFDRVRPVIAPLARKTTYTGESGTGATMKLVTNLFVNAGVALLTESMLLGERSGIAHETILEVLRSGTVGGNLLELAGPRILARDFVPQGAVEIFVKDMGMAIDLAQERGFELQVVKAAREMFIRAQEAGWAKDDAIRVIEVYEGKDK
- a CDS encoding ABC transporter substrate-binding protein; this translates as MDRRNFIAGAGVAGIAGILQAAAPPAVHAAKHVRWKMVTTWSPKAPGVGEAADLVARRVSELTDGNFQIKVFGGGQLVPPLGIFDAVTKGTAEVGHSASYYWAGKVPAAQFFAAVPWGMNAQQVNAWLTNGNGQKLWNETYKPFGIFSLPAGNTGVQMGGWLKKEITEPAQLKGLKFRIPGLGGKAIARLGSTPVLLPGSEVFTNLERGNIDGTEWIGPFHDKLKGLHQAAKFYYYPGWHEPGTVLELPINIKAYEKLPKSYKIALHVAAADANVWTLGRFDSANGDALQELVTKHGVQLRRWSDDLLKAFYRGSQEEFADLTSKDKMSAKVFADYKKFQKNVDRVTKVGEAAYLQAREVVGA